A region of Actinomycetota bacterium DNA encodes the following proteins:
- a CDS encoding MFS transporter: MTHPTPPGPPEDAGLAARMGRATGRAINRYVSSLFATGGPAFRDLGVAHAASTAGDTLVALALAGTLFFSVPSSEARGNVALYLVLTVAPFAIIGPFLGLLLTRRPTAYRLSLVWSAAIRTALAVLMIPRTDGLWLFPLAFGLLVLSRAHGISRNALLPVALGEPTALVAANARMAQIGVLAGAVVVPLGVLALMLIGPGGALVLAAVAFSVAALAGRRLPSPEPGDIAVDDPALTGGIFRDLDLPRSVRLAQFATAGVRLLNGFLLLLLAFAFRDADAAAAEFGALLAAGGLGFGLASLISPFLERTLREEPMVLAGLALEAAAAFIAAQWFGLGAAAGLAAMAGLSWGTAKFAFDGLLQSAVRPADRGLAFTRTETWFQLAWVVGAVIPTSLPLPADVGLVTAGLAALGAQVVYVAALVSPSEPCLEHDENAAGMPEGSVPFSSVELPWPTGRD; this comes from the coding sequence GTGACCCACCCGACGCCTCCTGGACCACCTGAGGATGCCGGCCTCGCCGCGCGCATGGGACGGGCGACGGGGCGCGCGATCAACCGGTACGTGTCGTCGCTGTTCGCCACCGGCGGGCCGGCGTTCCGCGACCTCGGTGTCGCCCACGCGGCGAGCACCGCCGGCGACACGCTCGTGGCTCTGGCTCTGGCGGGCACGCTGTTCTTCTCGGTTCCCAGCAGCGAGGCGCGCGGCAACGTCGCGTTGTACCTCGTCCTGACGGTCGCACCGTTCGCCATCATCGGACCCTTCCTGGGACTGCTCCTGACGCGACGGCCGACCGCCTACCGGCTGAGCCTCGTCTGGTCGGCTGCCATCCGCACGGCCCTCGCCGTCCTGATGATCCCGAGGACGGACGGGCTGTGGCTGTTCCCTCTGGCGTTCGGCCTGCTCGTACTGTCGCGCGCCCACGGGATCAGCCGCAACGCGCTCCTCCCCGTCGCGCTCGGCGAACCCACGGCCCTCGTCGCGGCCAACGCCCGGATGGCACAGATCGGCGTACTCGCCGGCGCGGTCGTGGTCCCCCTGGGGGTCTTGGCGTTGATGCTCATCGGCCCCGGAGGGGCGCTCGTGTTGGCCGCCGTGGCGTTCTCGGTAGCCGCGCTCGCCGGGCGGCGGCTGCCCTCACCTGAACCCGGTGACATCGCGGTCGACGACCCCGCCTTGACGGGAGGCATCTTCCGGGACCTCGACCTGCCGCGCAGCGTACGGCTCGCGCAGTTCGCGACCGCGGGAGTGCGCCTTCTCAACGGCTTCCTGCTGCTGCTTCTGGCGTTCGCGTTCCGCGACGCCGACGCAGCGGCCGCCGAGTTCGGTGCTCTGCTCGCCGCGGGGGGACTGGGCTTCGGTCTCGCCTCGCTGATCTCGCCGTTCCTCGAACGCACCCTGCGGGAGGAGCCGATGGTCCTCGCCGGCCTGGCGCTCGAAGCTGCGGCAGCGTTCATCGCGGCTCAGTGGTTCGGGCTCGGGGCGGCGGCGGGGCTCGCGGCCATGGCTGGACTCAGCTGGGGCACCGCCAAGTTCGCCTTCGACGGGCTGCTGCAGTCCGCGGTGCGCCCCGCCGACCGCGGGCTCGCGTTCACCCGGACCGAGACGTGGTTCCAACTGGCGTGGGTCGTCGGGGCGGTGATCCCCACCAGCCTGCCGCTTCCCGCCGACGTCGGGCTCGTGACCGCTGGTCTGGCCGCGTTGGGGGCCCAGGTCGTCTACGTCGCCGCGCTCGTGTCCCCATCGGAACCATGCCTCGAGCACGACGAGAACGCGGCCGGGATGCCGGAGGGCTCGGTGCCGTTCTCCTCGGTGGAGCTGCCCTGGCCCACGGGGCGCGACTGA
- the bioB gene encoding biotin synthase BioB, with the protein MLNELERRLLTQRDTIGEDLAHAVAALDIDAPYGAGTTLDALLELAHRVRVAWTGDQVSLESIVSGKTGGCPEDCAFCSQSSVFPTLVKPQPLLRVDEIIPAAREAQASGATEFCIVYAVRGPDERLMANICQLVAAVHEQTSMDVAVSAGILTDTQAATLASAGVHKYNHNLEAARSFYPNVVTSHPWEERWATLQRVRANGMEVCSGGIVGMGETAAQRAELALELAEFRPTETPLNFLNPRPGTPLADRTPLSARAALHTIALFRLVLPWTLLRYAGGREITLRELQGAGILGGVNGMIIGNYLTTLGRTPQQDVQMLADLDVPVRALQGLV; encoded by the coding sequence CTGTTGAACGAGCTCGAACGCCGTCTGCTGACGCAACGCGACACCATCGGCGAGGACCTCGCACACGCCGTGGCTGCGCTGGACATCGACGCCCCGTACGGCGCCGGAACGACCCTGGACGCGCTGCTCGAGCTGGCCCACCGCGTCCGCGTGGCGTGGACCGGAGATCAGGTCTCGCTCGAGTCGATCGTGTCGGGCAAGACCGGCGGGTGCCCCGAGGACTGCGCCTTCTGCTCACAGTCGTCGGTGTTCCCGACGCTCGTGAAGCCCCAGCCACTGCTGAGGGTGGACGAGATCATCCCGGCTGCGCGCGAGGCGCAGGCGAGCGGGGCGACCGAGTTCTGCATCGTCTACGCGGTCCGGGGGCCCGACGAGCGACTCATGGCCAACATCTGCCAGCTCGTGGCCGCGGTGCACGAACAAACCTCGATGGATGTCGCCGTCAGCGCCGGCATCCTCACGGACACCCAGGCGGCGACGCTGGCCAGCGCCGGGGTCCACAAGTACAACCACAACCTCGAGGCCGCTCGCAGCTTCTACCCCAACGTCGTGACGAGCCACCCCTGGGAGGAGCGCTGGGCAACGCTGCAGCGGGTCCGCGCGAACGGGATGGAGGTCTGCTCCGGTGGCATCGTCGGCATGGGAGAGACCGCCGCGCAGCGGGCCGAGCTAGCGCTCGAACTCGCGGAGTTCCGGCCCACCGAGACCCCGCTGAACTTCCTCAACCCCCGACCCGGAACCCCCCTCGCCGACCGCACCCCGCTGAGCGCACGCGCGGCGCTGCACACCATCGCGCTGTTCCGGTTGGTGCTCCCGTGGACGCTGCTGCGGTACGCGGGAGGGCGCGAGATCACCCTGCGCGAACTGCAGGGTGCCGGCATCCTCGGTGGCGTCAACGGGATGATCATCGGCAACTACCTCACCACGCTGGGTCGGACACCACAGCAGGACGTGCAGATGCTCGCCGATCTCGACGTGCCGGTCCGCGCGTTACAGGGTCTCGTCTGA
- a CDS encoding cell wall-binding repeat-containing protein, whose translation MSAGGRWGATRLLLVLALAAGALTTSPPPATAAPYVLIDSFEDGPDGDPGDGICDTPEPGLRCSMRAALMEITARAALGLPYPRELFPLPGIYVLDRHPDDHGEPGEERDGSDGDLDAKGVEFTLRLFPGETGAIEIRGSAVGATTSLVDDRLLDFDSDHPIRLEDVVLRHGAARRGTGETDHWGASGGAIRHLGGSLTLVNSSIQQNATLQDGWGGGLAARDAHVTLTDVTFSDNRTEGGSGGALAFERVRLAAPDARARMTVGDSGFERNTAVVGDGGAIAVMAPNGSVHIGGSSFRDNTAPAGDGGAIHIGRVSEAEISGTTFVTNSAAVDAGGRGGAVRLLEMVDATSTARVHNSSFEGNTANVGGGLSAGSSGASNHLEITGSFFGSNRALAPATPPGTSFPEGPPTCACGGAIAAEGPGTLTVTDTSLFGNHAGTIGALVGAGGGIYVEGTDLAVRGVGKRCPDAPAPGEQPCGTAEANIAGNAGGGVFARTNHAQLSDAIIGDPDPSRSPHTGNQAGRFGGGLVLLQQPDANVPATLTRMTIAGNRAGTGGGLVTGRDVNVNTSTIAANLADSGPGGAIFQAEGALTLTRSHVRGRGLPSDNDAAGDGGGIAQRCQAPEARVSCEPAVFDGAYTSDRPLALRVVDSTIRDVKAGASGGAIALEEGTATVERTVVSRARATTRGGGVAVNRTGVELNATEVSIEDSQVAGPSGTGGTGAGLALQPGSTTSLVRTAVLRNESAGTGGGISVTGRATLVTENVTISANTAAGNGGGLYARTRVPPAPPAELVAPHIRLRHTAVAFNHSTGGAAAGLFVDNAAVALDRSYIATNRGRACTWRNLLGVRVEAFASVYDEDENQDFRSDGFGIQSCEEVFTDLGGLDDDLRPPLRLGFLLVPEESVGLNALRHNGGRSLTHSLRLQSALIDLNPNWHPDSYRFRRPDGSVNVPSELTQVLLDAVGGDASKLPPLKPLTEGGGSTSGVARCPVLASDPDLDQRSFDRPVDGDGDGRSCVDVGPYEFVQGVQIEEGGDAAEVGPNGREVGQFVIERGGDLTKALDVDYVVTGTATAGKDYRPLPGTLTFQPGETHRVLSVVPLADDEVEEPETVTITLLNRLKYSLGRQSRATIQILDADPGVTVTASDPTASEVGDDTGEFTFARGGVLDAPLEIFFRVGGTASAGLDYEALPTTVIIPAGESETSLFIRPIPDEDEDQGETITVEIEPDPAYVIGNPSSALVTIEDAEPVVIRIEGEDRIQTAIAVSKATVADGGASAVVLARADLFPDALAGGPLAQAVGGPMLLTPPDGLDERVADEIERLGVDVVYLLGGESALSRQVARDLVALGVQRVERFGGEDRFATAALIAAEVIGDGTLAYIVEGLNADPARGWPDAVSASGLASAEQRPILLVTTDTMPAATRDAIRDLGITQVRIVGGPVAVSLAVERHLERDLDLGLVRLAGQDRYETSRVVAELAAASGLNPQATWLATGAKFPDALVAGPAAAATGGVLLLVHESDLARSEATEQWLRSRPLPGLVVRLVGGPGAISTAVENTIRAMITR comes from the coding sequence ATGAGTGCTGGGGGTCGTTGGGGGGCCACACGGCTCTTGCTCGTGCTGGCCCTTGCTGCGGGCGCCCTCACGACGTCGCCGCCACCGGCCACTGCGGCGCCCTACGTGCTCATCGATTCGTTCGAGGACGGCCCCGACGGCGATCCGGGCGACGGGATCTGCGACACGCCCGAGCCGGGTCTTCGCTGTTCGATGCGTGCCGCTCTCATGGAGATCACGGCTCGCGCTGCACTCGGCCTGCCTTACCCCCGCGAGTTGTTTCCGCTCCCAGGGATCTACGTTCTGGACAGGCATCCCGACGATCACGGCGAACCTGGCGAGGAGCGCGATGGCTCCGACGGCGATCTCGACGCCAAGGGCGTTGAGTTCACCCTGCGCCTGTTCCCGGGCGAGACGGGGGCGATCGAGATCCGCGGGAGCGCCGTCGGGGCGACCACGAGCTTGGTGGACGACCGCCTGCTGGACTTCGACTCGGACCACCCGATCCGCCTCGAGGACGTCGTTCTACGACACGGTGCCGCGCGGCGCGGCACCGGCGAGACGGACCACTGGGGGGCGTCCGGCGGCGCGATCCGCCACCTCGGCGGTTCGTTGACCTTGGTCAACAGCTCCATCCAGCAGAACGCAACGCTCCAGGACGGATGGGGAGGGGGACTCGCGGCCAGGGACGCGCACGTGACGCTCACGGATGTGACCTTCAGCGATAACCGCACTGAAGGGGGGTCAGGGGGTGCACTAGCGTTCGAGCGCGTGAGGCTGGCGGCTCCCGACGCACGGGCCAGGATGACGGTCGGCGACAGCGGCTTCGAACGCAACACGGCGGTCGTCGGTGATGGCGGGGCGATCGCCGTGATGGCACCGAACGGCAGCGTGCACATCGGCGGAAGTTCGTTCCGCGACAACACCGCACCCGCGGGTGACGGCGGTGCCATCCACATCGGGCGTGTCTCCGAAGCCGAGATCTCGGGAACCACGTTCGTCACCAACTCGGCAGCCGTCGACGCCGGCGGTCGCGGTGGTGCGGTGCGGTTGCTCGAGATGGTGGATGCGACCTCCACCGCACGCGTTCACAACAGCAGCTTCGAGGGCAACACCGCCAACGTCGGCGGCGGCTTGTCCGCAGGGTCGTCAGGAGCATCGAACCACTTGGAGATCACCGGCTCGTTCTTCGGATCGAACCGTGCGCTGGCGCCAGCCACTCCTCCGGGGACCTCGTTCCCTGAAGGGCCGCCGACGTGTGCGTGCGGAGGCGCGATCGCCGCAGAGGGCCCTGGCACGCTCACGGTCACCGACACGTCTCTGTTCGGGAACCACGCTGGGACCATCGGAGCGCTGGTCGGCGCCGGCGGAGGCATCTACGTCGAGGGAACCGATCTGGCCGTCAGAGGGGTCGGGAAGAGATGTCCGGACGCTCCGGCACCCGGTGAGCAGCCCTGCGGCACCGCTGAGGCGAACATCGCTGGCAACGCCGGAGGCGGGGTGTTCGCCAGGACGAACCACGCGCAGCTGTCCGATGCCATCATCGGCGATCCCGACCCGAGCCGAAGCCCGCACACGGGGAACCAGGCGGGCCGGTTCGGTGGTGGCTTGGTGCTACTTCAGCAGCCGGATGCCAACGTCCCGGCGACCCTCACCCGGATGACGATCGCGGGCAACCGCGCAGGCACCGGCGGAGGTCTGGTCACGGGCCGCGATGTCAACGTCAACACCAGCACCATCGCGGCGAACCTGGCCGACAGCGGCCCAGGTGGAGCGATCTTCCAGGCGGAGGGCGCGCTCACGCTCACGAGGTCACACGTGCGAGGCCGAGGACTCCCCTCAGACAACGACGCTGCGGGAGACGGTGGAGGTATCGCACAACGGTGCCAGGCTCCTGAAGCCCGCGTCAGCTGCGAGCCGGCCGTGTTCGACGGCGCCTACACGTCGGACCGGCCGTTGGCGCTCCGGGTCGTCGACTCCACGATCCGCGACGTGAAAGCGGGCGCATCGGGCGGGGCGATCGCGCTCGAGGAGGGGACCGCCACCGTGGAGCGTACGGTCGTATCGCGCGCGCGGGCCACCACTCGTGGGGGCGGAGTCGCGGTCAACCGTACTGGTGTCGAGTTGAACGCCACTGAGGTCTCCATCGAGGACAGCCAGGTGGCCGGACCGAGCGGGACGGGCGGGACGGGGGCCGGACTGGCCCTCCAACCGGGCTCCACGACCTCCCTCGTGCGCACGGCCGTGCTGAGGAACGAAAGCGCTGGCACCGGAGGCGGGATCAGCGTCACGGGTCGAGCCACGCTCGTGACGGAGAACGTGACGATCTCCGCCAACACCGCGGCTGGGAACGGCGGAGGTCTCTACGCGAGGACCCGGGTGCCGCCAGCACCTCCAGCGGAGCTCGTCGCGCCGCACATCCGGCTGCGCCACACGGCTGTGGCCTTCAACCACAGCACAGGAGGGGCAGCTGCTGGCCTGTTTGTGGACAACGCAGCGGTCGCTCTGGATCGCAGCTACATCGCGACGAACCGCGGCAGGGCGTGCACCTGGCGCAACCTGCTCGGTGTCCGTGTGGAGGCGTTCGCCTCGGTCTACGACGAAGACGAGAACCAGGACTTCCGCAGCGATGGCTTCGGGATCCAGAGCTGCGAGGAGGTGTTCACGGACCTGGGTGGCCTGGATGACGATCTCCGACCCCCACTGCGACTCGGGTTCCTGCTCGTGCCCGAGGAGTCTGTCGGGCTCAACGCACTGCGGCACAACGGTGGCCGCTCCCTGACGCACTCCCTCCGGCTGCAGTCGGCGCTGATCGACCTGAACCCCAACTGGCATCCCGATAGCTACCGCTTCCGGCGCCCCGACGGCAGTGTCAACGTGCCGTCGGAACTCACGCAGGTGCTCCTGGATGCAGTTGGAGGCGATGCATCGAAGCTGCCACCACTGAAGCCGCTGACGGAGGGCGGAGGGTCGACTTCCGGGGTGGCCCGTTGTCCGGTGCTTGCCTCCGACCCGGACCTCGACCAGCGCTCGTTCGATCGGCCGGTCGACGGTGACGGAGACGGCCGGTCCTGCGTCGATGTGGGTCCGTACGAGTTCGTGCAAGGTGTGCAGATCGAGGAAGGGGGCGACGCTGCGGAGGTTGGCCCGAACGGGCGCGAGGTCGGCCAGTTCGTGATCGAACGAGGGGGGGACCTCACCAAGGCGCTCGACGTCGATTACGTCGTGACGGGCACAGCCACGGCGGGCAAGGACTACAGGCCGTTGCCCGGCACCCTCACGTTCCAGCCGGGGGAGACCCATCGCGTCCTGTCGGTTGTGCCTCTCGCAGACGACGAGGTCGAGGAACCCGAGACGGTCACGATCACGCTCCTCAACCGGCTCAAGTACTCGTTGGGCCGGCAATCACGCGCGACGATCCAGATCCTCGATGCCGACCCCGGCGTCACGGTCACGGCCTCCGACCCCACCGCCAGCGAGGTTGGCGACGACACCGGCGAGTTCACGTTCGCCCGGGGTGGCGTCCTCGACGCTCCCCTCGAGATCTTCTTCCGGGTGGGCGGGACCGCTTCCGCGGGGCTGGACTACGAGGCCCTTCCGACGACCGTGATCATCCCTGCCGGCGAGTCCGAGACCTCCCTCTTCATCCGTCCCATCCCCGACGAGGACGAGGATCAAGGCGAGACCATCACCGTCGAGATCGAGCCCGACCCCGCCTACGTGATCGGCAACCCGTCATCGGCCTTGGTCACGATCGAGGACGCCGAGCCGGTCGTGATCCGCATCGAAGGCGAGGACCGTATCCAGACCGCCATCGCGGTCTCGAAGGCCACCGTGGCCGACGGCGGGGCGAGCGCGGTGGTGCTGGCGAGGGCCGATCTGTTCCCGGACGCGCTCGCTGGCGGACCGCTCGCGCAGGCGGTCGGTGGCCCGATGCTGCTGACTCCCCCGGATGGCCTCGACGAGCGCGTTGCTGACGAGATCGAACGGCTCGGCGTGGACGTCGTCTACCTGCTCGGCGGCGAGTCGGCCCTGTCGCGCCAGGTCGCGCGTGATCTGGTCGCGCTCGGGGTTCAGAGGGTTGAGCGTTTCGGTGGCGAGGACCGGTTCGCGACCGCGGCGCTGATCGCCGCCGAGGTCATCGGGGACGGCACGCTCGCCTACATCGTCGAGGGGCTGAACGCGGACCCCGCAAGGGGCTGGCCCGACGCGGTGTCCGCCTCGGGCCTGGCGTCTGCGGAGCAGCGCCCGATCCTGCTGGTGACGACCGACACGATGCCGGCGGCGACGCGTGACGCTATCCGCGATCTCGGCATCACCCAGGTGCGGATCGTCGGTGGGCCCGTCGCGGTCTCCCTGGCGGTCGAACGCCACCTCGAGCGTGACCTCGATCTGGGCCTCGTGCGGCTCGCCGGACAGGACCGGTATGAGACCTCGAGGGTCGTCGCCGAGCTCGCCGCCGCCTCGGGCTTGAACCCGCAAGCCACCTGGCTCGCGACCGGCGCGAAGTTCCCCGACGCACTGGTCGCCGGACCGGCCGCCGCCGCCACTGGCGGCGTCCTCCTCCTCGTCCACGAGTCCGACCTCGCCCGCTCCGAGGCCACCGAGCAGTGGCTCCGATCACGCCCCCTCCCCGGCCTCGTCGTCCGCCTCGTCGGTGGCCCCGGCGCCATCTCCACCGCCGTCGAGAACACCATCCGAGCGATGATCACCCGCTAG
- a CDS encoding septum formation family protein, translating to MGWSAHPATDAWADAMVELEVLVPDEVAADACAVCGRLPAAPVRFTALEGYLLLFRRRSLARRLCRSCAVGAFREHQARTWARGFWGVPALLIAPFVLLANLRRLRACLWQLEPPRPTGAAVEPGLRGRPVWARPGPWVPVAVALIAVGAVYAITASRVTVDGLEVGECFDAPAGTSFGPGTGTVIVEPLPCLEPHLHQVAARHDHPAAQGARYPGLLDLDEEAFARCIEAVPPEVGEAIDRALGVVYPSPRAWERGERTVTCIVSSRTGPVVGSLIE from the coding sequence ATGGGGTGGTCAGCGCATCCGGCAACGGACGCTTGGGCCGACGCGATGGTCGAGCTCGAGGTGCTCGTACCCGATGAGGTCGCTGCGGACGCTTGCGCCGTGTGTGGGCGCCTGCCCGCCGCCCCCGTGCGCTTCACCGCGCTCGAGGGTTACCTGCTGCTCTTCCGTCGCCGCAGTCTGGCCCGTCGACTGTGCCGCAGCTGTGCCGTCGGGGCGTTCCGGGAGCACCAGGCGAGGACGTGGGCGCGAGGGTTCTGGGGGGTACCCGCGCTGCTGATCGCGCCGTTCGTGCTGCTGGCGAACCTGCGACGGCTCCGGGCTTGCCTGTGGCAGCTCGAGCCGCCACGGCCGACCGGAGCCGCGGTGGAACCGGGGCTGCGAGGCCGACCCGTGTGGGCCCGCCCGGGTCCATGGGTGCCGGTCGCGGTCGCGCTCATCGCAGTCGGTGCGGTGTACGCGATCACCGCCTCCAGGGTGACGGTCGACGGACTCGAGGTGGGGGAGTGCTTCGACGCCCCGGCCGGTACGAGCTTCGGGCCGGGTACCGGGACGGTGATCGTCGAGCCGCTGCCGTGCCTCGAGCCCCACCTGCACCAGGTCGCAGCGCGTCACGACCACCCCGCGGCCCAAGGTGCCCGCTACCCGGGCCTGCTGGACCTCGACGAGGAGGCGTTCGCGCGGTGCATCGAAGCGGTTCCTCCTGAGGTCGGTGAGGCGATCGACCGCGCCCTCGGCGTGGTCTACCCCTCGCCGCGCGCGTGGGAGCGCGGCGAGCGCACGGTGACGTGCATCGTGAGCTCGCGGACGGGGCCGGTGGTGGGCTCGCTGATCGAGTAG
- a CDS encoding response regulator transcription factor: MTTRTGGEVTTGTPVYVYAADPVSEAGIVSALREQSDISVVPEAEIDDAEVALVIADEVDDATVRVIRALQRNSCPRVILVVTHVDDGGLFAAVEAGVTGLLRRAEADGTRLAEAIRTASAGDGTMPSDLLGRLLEQIHHIQNHVLEPRGLHFTGLTDREVAVLRLVADGCDTAEIAQTLSYSERTVKNVIQGVTSRLNLRNRSHAVAYALRQGLI; the protein is encoded by the coding sequence ATGACGACCCGAACCGGGGGTGAGGTCACGACCGGCACGCCGGTCTACGTCTACGCAGCGGATCCGGTGTCCGAAGCGGGCATCGTCTCCGCGCTGCGCGAACAGAGCGACATCAGTGTCGTTCCCGAGGCCGAGATCGATGATGCCGAGGTGGCGCTGGTCATCGCGGACGAGGTCGACGACGCCACCGTCCGGGTGATCCGGGCGTTGCAGCGCAACTCCTGTCCGCGGGTGATCCTCGTGGTCACCCACGTCGACGACGGCGGGTTGTTCGCCGCGGTTGAGGCCGGTGTCACGGGATTGCTGCGTCGCGCGGAGGCGGACGGCACCCGGCTCGCCGAAGCGATCCGAACCGCCTCGGCAGGTGACGGCACGATGCCCAGCGACCTGCTCGGTCGCCTGCTCGAGCAGATCCATCACATCCAGAACCACGTCCTCGAACCTCGGGGTCTGCACTTCACGGGCCTGACCGACCGCGAGGTCGCGGTCCTGCGCCTGGTGGCAGATGGTTGCGACACGGCCGAGATCGCGCAGACGCTGTCGTACTCCGAGCGCACGGTCAAGAACGTGATCCAGGGTGTGACCAGCCGCCTCAACCTGCGGAACCGGTCGCACGCCGTGGCCTACGCCCTGCGGCAAGGGCTCATATAG
- a CDS encoding diguanylate cyclase has product MSLLDTGTRVLSRLSLTVLTQALEDVALMLDEAGEEGAILAVFQHGRWFASEHDRYARLAAVGPVVVAFGDAAPAVPDGVIARTVDGDVATEWTLVVVSARLCAALVSRDRRRSETGPNLAFVGDWTFRRHQALDEARRLLGPFGDLPGDVRRRIEGILDHAASAPSDHPLAAPMPLREHPNEPFLATAAEQLMSHLERTQAVTRQLVTRLRVAVDDTDRDPLTLLHNRRYLEAVLRERDERGDTAPLVVLSVDVQDMGGLNDAHGEGTGDLALVYVAEALGRVLRDTDLAVRWGGDRFVAVLTGGGADLAHRATARLREALDSPHRPEALSGVDIEVRVGAAVANADRNSFAMVEAALEEAGRGAGSG; this is encoded by the coding sequence GTGAGCCTGCTGGACACGGGGACCCGGGTCCTCTCCCGCCTCAGCCTGACGGTGCTGACCCAGGCCCTCGAGGACGTCGCGCTGATGCTCGACGAAGCCGGCGAGGAAGGGGCGATCCTCGCCGTGTTCCAGCACGGCCGATGGTTCGCCTCCGAGCACGACCGCTACGCGCGGCTCGCTGCCGTGGGCCCCGTGGTCGTCGCTTTCGGCGACGCCGCCCCGGCGGTTCCCGATGGCGTAATCGCACGTACCGTCGACGGCGACGTCGCCACGGAGTGGACGCTGGTGGTGGTCTCCGCTCGGCTCTGCGCGGCCCTCGTGAGCCGCGACCGCCGCCGCAGCGAAACCGGGCCGAACCTCGCCTTCGTGGGAGACTGGACCTTCCGCCGCCACCAGGCTCTCGACGAGGCCCGACGCCTCCTCGGGCCCTTCGGCGACCTGCCCGGCGACGTCCGCCGACGGATCGAGGGCATCCTCGATCACGCTGCATCGGCACCCTCGGACCACCCGCTCGCGGCTCCCATGCCCCTCCGGGAGCACCCCAACGAGCCGTTCCTGGCCACGGCGGCGGAGCAGCTCATGTCGCACCTCGAGAGGACGCAAGCGGTGACGCGTCAGCTGGTGACGCGTCTGCGCGTCGCCGTCGACGACACCGACCGTGACCCGCTCACCCTGCTGCACAACCGCCGCTACCTCGAGGCCGTGCTCCGCGAACGCGACGAGCGCGGAGACACGGCGCCGCTGGTCGTGCTGTCGGTGGACGTGCAGGACATGGGCGGGCTCAACGACGCCCATGGCGAGGGGACCGGCGACCTCGCGCTCGTGTACGTCGCGGAGGCGCTGGGGCGCGTGCTGCGCGATACGGACCTGGCGGTGCGCTGGGGGGGTGACAGGTTCGTCGCCGTCCTCACCGGCGGGGGTGCCGATCTCGCGCATCGGGCGACCGCGCGCCTACGCGAGGCCCTCGACTCGCCACACCGCCCTGAGGCCCTCTCTGGTGTCGACATCGAGGTGAGGGTCGGCGCGGCTGTCGCCAACGCCGACCGCAACTCGTTCGCCATGGTCGAGGCCGCCCTCGAGGAAGCGGGGCGCGGGGCGGGTTCCGGCTGA
- a CDS encoding YkgJ family cysteine cluster protein, producing the protein MTQFPIIEINGLPTAVPPEAERPELPELDEPDLFLGFSAVFERARRSGRIVFEAAVAARAAMQLLVDKGIVTEEEANERFASIGDTIGDQFEDAGLGVFLAPKEDKYDLDPDELPDIDCEARIPFCKAACCSMRFPLSEQDVLEGVVQWDLVHPYANRQGQDGWCVHCDPESKSCGVYANRPTICRTYDCRNDARIWADFDAYEINPDLFDEEGRVRHPGSGRMDREAEATP; encoded by the coding sequence GTGACCCAGTTCCCCATCATCGAGATCAACGGCCTACCCACGGCGGTACCGCCCGAGGCCGAACGCCCCGAACTCCCCGAACTCGACGAGCCGGACCTGTTCCTGGGCTTCTCGGCCGTCTTCGAGCGCGCTCGCCGCTCGGGTCGGATCGTGTTCGAGGCGGCGGTCGCGGCGCGGGCGGCGATGCAGTTGCTCGTCGACAAGGGCATCGTCACCGAGGAGGAGGCCAACGAGCGGTTCGCCAGTATCGGCGACACCATCGGGGATCAGTTCGAGGACGCGGGGCTCGGCGTCTTCCTCGCACCGAAGGAGGACAAGTACGACCTCGACCCCGATGAGCTGCCCGACATCGACTGCGAGGCCCGGATCCCGTTCTGCAAGGCCGCCTGTTGCTCGATGCGCTTCCCGCTGAGCGAGCAGGACGTCCTGGAGGGCGTGGTGCAGTGGGACCTCGTGCACCCCTACGCGAACCGCCAGGGGCAGGACGGCTGGTGCGTCCACTGCGATCCGGAGTCGAAGAGCTGCGGCGTCTACGCCAACCGGCCCACGATCTGCCGCACCTACGACTGCCGGAACGACGCGAGGATCTGGGCCGACTTCGACGCCTACGAGATCAACCCCGACCTCTTCGACGAGGAGGGACGCGTGCGTCACCCCGGCAGCGGACGCATGGATCGGGAAGCGGAGGCGACGCCGTGA